A single region of the Ciona intestinalis unplaced genomic scaffold, KH HT000689.1, whole genome shotgun sequence genome encodes:
- the LOC101242780 gene encoding P2X purinoceptor 7-like: protein MEGDDSFEGLSDLSSSLDLVCEITESDSDDSEVSGSIKPYRYEPESNEQTEESVMSPEATLTVDRRQNTNWCQCGLCECMAAAQESVCCREQEQVSQKMPDTANCITEHKNFDPVCLNEDVLEVAYSTYQQHSNLNDGNNWKRYTAYRQFIRWCYGYLGMKVRVPIPACVVNKIRHSFPLQEGQEYVSFRFAD from the exons ATGGAGGGCGATGACAGTTTTGAAGGCTTATCGGATTTAAGCAGTTCTCTCGATCTCGTTTGCGAGATCACTGAATCTGACTCCGATGATTCTGAAGTATCTGGTTCTATTAAACCTTACCGATACGAGCCTGAATCGAACGAGCAGACGGAAGAAAGTGTAATGTCCCCCGAAGCAACACTAACTGTGGACAGACGTCAGAATACCAATTG GTGTCAGTGCGGTCTATGCGAGTGCATGGCTGCAGCGCAGGAAAGTGTTTGCTGTCGAGAGCAGGAACAGGTTTCCCAGAAGATGCCCGACACTGCCAACTGCATCACAGAACATAAAAACTTCGACCCAGTTTGTCTCAATGAAGATGTGTTGGAAGTGGCCTACTCGACATACCAACAGCATTCCAACTTAAATGATGGGAATAACTGGAAAAGATACACAGCATACAGACAGTTTATTCGGTGGTGCTATGGTTATCTAGGAATGAAAGTCAGAGTTCCAATTCCTGCCtgtgttgtaaacaaaatccgCCACTCTTTTCCGTTACAGGAAGGGCAAGAGTATGTTAGCTTCAGATTTGCTGACTAA
- the LOC113475505 gene encoding uncharacterized protein LOC113475505, with amino-acid sequence MECRTALAALHFNENAHRAQSVTKDGVPVYGIHYPKYKKGGYIVRKVIQEATYEYVGDLLQIVKSICQRDNNLEVEETLTDETTRLPLSSSCEKPDRDSAIKNHVSRFMSNSLY; translated from the exons ATGGAGTGCAG GACAGCTTTAGCAGCTCTTCACTTTAATGAGAATGCTCACCGGGCACAGTCTGTCACAAAGGATGGTGTACCAGTATATGGGATTCACTATCCCAAGTATAAGAAGGGTGGTTACATCGTCAGAAAAGTCATACAGGAAGCAACCTATG AATATGTTGGCGATTTGTTGCAGATCGTTAAGTCTATTTGCCAGAGAGATAACAATCTTGAAGTTGAAGAGACACTGACCGATGAAACGACAAGGCTGCCTCTAAGCTCTTCATGTGAAAAGCCAGACCGAGATAGTGCTATTAAAAATCATGTGTCACGTTTCATGTCAAACTCTCTCTATTGA